One window of the Labilibaculum sp. genome contains the following:
- a CDS encoding outer membrane beta-barrel protein, with amino-acid sequence MIKKIRSQLALLIMLLVLPTTILAQENDVRLNVGIPLGKYGKFDHNFIGTNETNSPSFIIQLEKNWKPDLSIGAYVGYAGQKHEFNLGFDEVKYNYYRFGTVLTYELNLWLSEMNIAPDNGIEMYASVKTGLSLESRKSTISKLDGGNIPNVRTNRNNELLFDLGVLLGTRYHFSNQFGIFAELGWGNAGFFTIGTTFTL; translated from the coding sequence ATGATTAAAAAAATTAGAAGTCAGTTAGCGCTGTTAATTATGTTGCTTGTGTTGCCAACAACTATATTGGCTCAAGAAAATGATGTAAGACTTAATGTTGGAATTCCTTTAGGAAAATATGGGAAGTTTGACCACAATTTTATAGGAACAAATGAAACCAATTCGCCATCTTTCATTATTCAATTAGAGAAGAATTGGAAACCCGATTTAAGTATTGGTGCTTATGTTGGCTATGCAGGACAAAAGCATGAGTTTAATTTAGGTTTTGATGAGGTGAAATATAATTACTATCGATTTGGAACGGTATTAACTTATGAATTGAATTTATGGCTTTCGGAAATGAATATTGCACCTGATAATGGGATTGAAATGTATGCCAGTGTAAAAACAGGTCTTTCTCTTGAGAGCCGAAAATCCACAATTTCTAAATTGGATGGAGGAAATATTCCTAATGTTAGAACGAACAGAAATAACGAATTGCTTTTCGATTTAGGGGTTTTACTGGGCACCCGCTATCATTTTTCAAATCAGTTTGGCATTTTTGCAGAACTGGGTTGGGGAAATGCAGGATTTTTTACAATCGGCACGACCTTTACCTTATAA